Proteins from one Camelina sativa cultivar DH55 chromosome 8, Cs, whole genome shotgun sequence genomic window:
- the LOC109124702 gene encoding F-box protein SKIP8-like — MPSTPLTNGGTPPPPPDVTASTVVVDDKPGVSMMEQLVPEITTHALSYLDYPSLCRLSMTNSLMRKAANDDNAWKALYHKDFTLEQDGITPVNGWKAYYATTRAIISVNTEFFSIIRDRALQEMARLWLNSDYVKCIHASGELFSGYNEVMQSWQLCFNWEQGFDFQVHTVRTRILTDMAWVTMKAYLNVDGGPFLITNVFEFHNGRWHMVHHHSSVMLNDDQQVVVH, encoded by the exons ATGCCTTCGACGCCGCTGACGAACGGTGGtacgcctcctcctcctcctgatGTTACGGCTTCCACGGTGGTGGTGGATGATAAGCCAGGAGTGTCGATGATGGAGCAGTTGGTTCCGGAAATAACGACACACGCGCTAAGTTACTTGGATTATCCAAGTCTTTGTCGCTTGTCTATGACTAATTCGTTGATGAGGAAAGCTGCTAATGATGATAATGCTTGGAAAGCTCTTTATCACAAG GATTTTACACTGGAGCAAGATGGTATAACACCAGTTAATGGGTGGAAAGCTTACTATGCAACTACTAGAGCTATTATAAGTGTGAATACTGAATTCTTCAGCATCATTAGAGACAGAGCTCTTCAAGAGATGGCTCGATTGTGGTTGAACTCGGACTATGTTAAGTGTATCCATGCCTCTGGGGAACTCTTCTCTGG GTACAATGAAGTGATGCAAAGCTGGCAACTTTGTTTCAACTGGGAACAAGGGTTTGACTTTCAGGTCCACACTGTTCGTACTCGGATACTAACGGACATGGCTTGGGTCACCATGAAAGCATACCTGAACGTGGATGGTGGTCCGTTCCTGATCACAAATGTGTTCGAGTTCCACAATGGAAGGTGGCACATGGTTCATCATCACAGCTCCGTGATGCTTAACGATGATCAACAAGTTGTTGTTCATTGA
- the LOC104709646 gene encoding putative F-box protein At3g20030: MTTISNLAKDLVEDILSRVPITCLGAVRSTCKRWNALSRKSILCKAEAKHQFMGFMVKRDKLCSLRFNLFYNKDEEFVDQSLKEISNNRLNQVKISKVFHCDGLLLCVTKEDNTRLVVWNPYLGQTRWIQPRNSYNIADMYAVGYDNNRKHKILRFLERHDISTWQHILECEIYDFSSNSWRVLDINTPTWKIEYFHHRCASLKGNTYFFANKKIVDEEDGDCLLCFDFTTESFGKFLPLPIVHYLGDVGGLSSIGGEKLAVLSQPDGISEVEIWVTTTIEPNAVSWSPFLKFDMEPHCGDDDFQFHYNGGSFFIDKEKKLAVILDFDKSKMACYEGAAYIIGENGSYVQSLVQIKENCTIQKGKRRREQEEANQQVQRRRLSIN; encoded by the exons ATGACGACGATCTCTAATCTTGCAAAGGATTTGGTAGAGGATATACTCTCTAGAGTTCCGATAACTTGTCTAGGAGCAGTGAGATCCACTTGCAAAAGATGGAACGCTTTATCCAGAAAAAGTATTCTGTGTAAAGCAGAAGCAAAGCATCAGTTTATGGGGTTCATGGTGAAGAGGGATAAGCTTTGTTCACTGAGGTTCAATCTCTTTTACAACAAAGACGAAGAATTCGTGGATCAATCTCTAAAGGAGATAAGTAATAATCGACTTAATCAAGTCAAGATATCTAAAGTTTTTCACTGCGACGGGTTATTGTTATGCGTGACCAAAGAGGACAACACTAGGCTCGTGGTTTGGAACCCTTATTTGGGTCAAACCAGGTGGATCCAACCCAGAAACAGTTACAACATAGCAGACATGTATGCTGTCGGATACGACAATAACCGTAAacacaaaatcttgaggtttttggagCGTCACGACATTTCTACTTGGCAACATATTCTTGAGTGCGAAATCTATGATTTTAGCTCTaattcatggagggttcttgatATCAATACTCCCACCTGGAAGATAGAGTACTTTCATCATCGCTGCGCATCTTTGAAAGGAAACACTTACTTTTTTgccaataaaaaaatagtagaCGAAGAGGATGGTGACTGTTtactatgttttgattttacaacagaGAGCTTTGGAAAGTTTCTTCCTCTGCCGATTGTGCACTATCTTGGCGATGTTGGAGGTCTGTCTTCTATTGGAGGCGAGAAACTAGCCGTGTTATCTCAGCCCGATGGAATATCAGAGGTGGAGATTTGGGTTACAACTACGATTGAGCCCAATGCAGTGTCATGGAGCCCtttcttaaaatttgatatgGAACCACActgtggtgatgatgattttcaGTTTCACTATAACGGTGGCAGTTTCTTCATTGACAAGGAGAAGAAACTCGCTGTGATTCTTGATTTTGACAAATCTAAAATGGCCTGCTACGAGGGCGCAGCTTACATTATTGGAGAGAA TGGCTCTTATGTTCAAAGTTTAGTTCAGATCAAAGAAAATTGCACGATtcaaaaaggaaagagaagaagagaacaagaggAGGCCAACCAACAagtacaaagaagaagactctcTATTAACTAA